A genomic window from Sphingobacterium spiritivorum includes:
- a CDS encoding aspartate kinase yields the protein MKILKFGGTSVGSAARIKGLLEIVNPSERQIVVLSAVAGTTNALVEISQAYLVGKKDEAKQLIKQHKDKYESLIKELFTTDQGYKNGKDLIDYHFDFIGSLSNEHFTPIEEKVVLAQGELISTALFHFHLNEIGVPSVLLPALDFMKIDEDNEPMVSYIGEKLNALLAKYPDNTLFITQGFICRNSFGEIDNLRRGGSDYTASLIGAAIQADEVQIWTDIDGMHNNDPRVVKNTTPIAHLSFNEAAELAYFGAKILHPQSVFPAQKYNVPVRVLNTMDPKAAGTLISKDGAQKGIIRAIAAKDNITAIHIHSSRMLLAYGFLRKVFEIFERYKTPIDMITTSEVAVSLSIDDTTHLADIIKEVEDFGTVSADENQTIVCVVGDFGQNTHGYAARVLDAVKHLPIRMISYGGSDYNVSILMDSEYKTEALRSLHNRLF from the coding sequence ATGAAAATTCTAAAATTTGGAGGCACATCTGTCGGAAGTGCTGCACGTATCAAAGGGTTGTTAGAGATTGTAAACCCTTCTGAACGTCAGATCGTAGTGTTGTCTGCTGTAGCAGGAACAACAAATGCTTTAGTCGAAATCAGTCAGGCTTATCTGGTAGGTAAGAAGGACGAGGCCAAGCAACTGATCAAGCAGCATAAGGATAAGTATGAGTCACTGATTAAGGAACTTTTCACAACAGATCAGGGATACAAAAACGGTAAAGATCTTATTGATTATCATTTTGATTTTATTGGTTCTCTTTCTAACGAGCACTTTACGCCGATAGAGGAAAAAGTGGTCCTTGCTCAGGGGGAACTGATCTCTACTGCTTTGTTTCACTTTCACCTGAATGAGATCGGTGTACCTTCAGTGCTGTTGCCGGCATTGGATTTTATGAAAATCGATGAAGATAACGAACCTATGGTCAGTTATATCGGCGAAAAATTAAATGCATTACTTGCTAAATACCCGGACAATACACTGTTTATTACGCAGGGATTCATTTGTCGCAACTCGTTCGGTGAGATCGATAACCTACGCAGAGGAGGATCTGACTACACTGCATCGCTGATTGGTGCTGCTATTCAGGCGGACGAAGTACAGATATGGACGGATATAGACGGTATGCACAATAATGATCCACGCGTCGTAAAAAATACTACACCTATAGCACATCTTAGTTTCAATGAAGCTGCTGAGCTGGCTTATTTCGGAGCAAAGATCTTACATCCGCAATCTGTATTTCCTGCTCAGAAATATAATGTACCTGTGCGGGTATTGAATACAATGGATCCTAAAGCTGCCGGTACACTGATCAGTAAAGATGGTGCACAGAAAGGTATTATCCGCGCTATTGCTGCAAAAGATAATATCACCGCTATTCATATTCATTCATCCAGAATGTTGCTGGCATATGGTTTCTTACGTAAAGTATTTGAGATATTTGAAAGATACAAGACTCCTATAGATATGATTACCACATCGGAGGTAGCGGTGTCTCTTTCTATTGACGATACAACGCATCTGGCAGATATTATTAAAGAAGTAGAAGATTTCGGAACGGTATCGGCAGATGAAAATCAGACTATCGTATGTGTGGTTGGTGACTTTGGTCAGAATACACATGGATATGCAGCACGTGTACTGGATGCTGTAAAGCATCTTCCTATTCGTATGATTTCTTATGGTGGTTCGGACTATAACGTTTCGATTCTGATGGATTCCGAATACAAAACTGAGGCATTACGATCATTACACAACCGTTTATTTTAA
- the lysA gene encoding diaminopimelate decarboxylase: MFSTKQLASFEHQETPFYYYDMSLLERTLDACAAAAGKRGFHVHYALKANFNDRILQLIQAKGFGADCVSGNEVKKSIETGFKADKITFAGVGKSDKEIRYALAHEIFAFNVESIEEMEVINALAGETGQIANVSLRINPNVDAQTHHYITTGLDENKFGIPNSELEKSAAILRESKHLNLVGLHFHIGSQIVDLNVFKSLCVKVNEWKNWFEERGTTIKVLNVGGGLGVDYKDPDGNPVTDFEAYFDIFDRFLERNSHQEVHFELGRALVAQCGSLLSRVLYTKSGIKKNFLILDAGMTELMRPALYQAYHKIERVGESDQEEINYDVVGPICESSDCFGKEVPLPVSKRGDLIAIRTAGAYGEVMSSHYNLREEIRYVYSDEIV; the protein is encoded by the coding sequence ATGTTCAGTACGAAACAGCTGGCTTCTTTCGAGCATCAGGAGACGCCATTTTATTACTATGATATGAGTTTGCTGGAGCGCACACTGGATGCGTGTGCTGCAGCGGCAGGTAAAAGAGGATTTCACGTACATTATGCCTTAAAAGCTAATTTCAATGACCGTATTCTTCAGCTTATTCAGGCTAAAGGTTTCGGAGCTGATTGTGTAAGTGGTAATGAAGTGAAAAAATCTATTGAAACGGGCTTTAAAGCGGATAAAATTACGTTTGCCGGTGTTGGTAAATCGGATAAAGAGATTCGTTATGCATTGGCACATGAGATATTTGCGTTCAATGTAGAATCTATTGAAGAGATGGAGGTCATCAATGCTTTGGCAGGGGAGACAGGACAGATCGCAAATGTATCCCTGAGAATAAATCCGAATGTGGATGCACAGACACATCATTATATCACAACTGGACTGGATGAAAATAAATTTGGTATCCCTAATTCTGAGCTTGAAAAATCTGCTGCTATACTAAGGGAGTCAAAGCATCTTAATCTGGTTGGATTACACTTTCATATCGGTTCGCAGATCGTAGATCTGAATGTATTTAAAAGCCTTTGTGTGAAGGTCAATGAATGGAAGAACTGGTTTGAGGAGAGAGGTACTACGATCAAAGTATTAAATGTTGGTGGCGGACTGGGTGTCGATTATAAAGATCCTGATGGTAATCCTGTAACGGATTTTGAGGCTTACTTTGATATTTTTGACAGATTTTTAGAGCGTAATTCGCATCAGGAAGTTCATTTTGAATTAGGGCGGGCATTAGTCGCACAATGTGGCAGTCTGCTAAGTCGTGTCTTGTATACAAAGAGTGGCATCAAGAAAAATTTTCTTATTCTTGATGCAGGCATGACAGAACTGATGCGTCCGGCACTATATCAGGCGTATCATAAGATCGAAAGAGTAGGAGAGTCCGATCAGGAGGAGATCAACTATGATGTTGTAGGGCCAATCTGTGAGAGTTCAGATTGTTTCGGTAAGGAAGTTCCGTTACCTGTAAGCAAAAGAGGTGATCTCATTGCGATACGAACAGCCGGTGCTTACGGAGAAGTGATGTCTTCGCATTACAATCTTCGGGAAGAAATACGGTATGTATATTCAGACGAAATCGTATAA
- a CDS encoding DMT family transporter, with amino-acid sequence MPDKIRISPIFLGVISSLFFAATFVLNRAMSLDGGHWIWSAALRFVWMLPLLMIIVGFRKGLKLTFAAIKANFWSWILWSTVGFGVFYSTLTFGAKFGPSWLVASTFETTIIFGMLLAPLLSPRAANQISKGSLTFSALIILGIVIMQISQAKFTSWADIAMGTIPVLISAIAYPLGNRKMMMVTDGKLDAYQRTLGMTICSMPFWIILCSFAYHQDGLPSSGQFTQTFIVALSSGVIATVLFFTATDRVRNSPHKLAAVEATQSMEVIFALIGELLILHGAFPDMYSLAGIVLVIAGMILHSRHTT; translated from the coding sequence ATGCCGGACAAAATCAGGATATCTCCGATTTTTTTGGGAGTTATATCTTCCTTGTTTTTTGCTGCTACTTTTGTACTTAACAGAGCAATGTCTCTGGATGGCGGGCACTGGATCTGGTCTGCAGCCTTACGTTTTGTATGGATGCTCCCCTTACTGATGATCATTGTCGGTTTTCGTAAGGGCTTAAAGCTAACTTTTGCAGCGATTAAGGCAAATTTCTGGTCCTGGATCCTGTGGAGTACTGTCGGATTTGGAGTATTCTACAGTACACTGACTTTCGGAGCCAAGTTTGGCCCCTCCTGGTTGGTTGCCAGTACTTTCGAGACCACTATTATATTCGGAATGCTGTTGGCTCCTCTGCTCAGCCCCCGTGCAGCAAACCAGATTTCTAAAGGATCGCTGACATTTTCAGCCCTTATTATTCTGGGAATTGTTATTATGCAGATCAGTCAGGCTAAATTCACCAGCTGGGCTGATATTGCAATGGGTACTATTCCCGTCCTGATCTCAGCAATCGCTTATCCGCTCGGAAACCGCAAGATGATGATGGTCACTGACGGAAAGTTAGACGCTTATCAAAGAACTCTGGGTATGACCATCTGCAGTATGCCTTTTTGGATTATCCTGTGTTCCTTTGCCTATCATCAGGACGGGCTACCTTCTTCCGGACAGTTTACACAGACTTTTATAGTAGCTTTGTCTTCAGGTGTCATTGCTACTGTTTTGTTTTTTACAGCGACAGACCGCGTACGCAATAGTCCGCATAAGCTTGCAGCTGTAGAGGCAACCCAGTCGATGGAAGTTATCTTTGCTTTGATTGGCGAACTGCTGATTCTTCATGGCGCATTTCCGGACATGTATTCATTAGCCGGAATAGTATTAGTGATAGCAGGCATGATCTTACATAGTCGGCATACAACATAA
- the fabV gene encoding enoyl-ACP reductase FabV, whose amino-acid sequence MIIQPRTRGFICLTSHPQGAAQNIKNQIEYVKSKGTITDGPKKVLVIGASTGFGIASRITAAFGSGAATIGVFFEKPATEGKPGTAGWYNSAAFENEAKEAGLYAKSINGDAFSDEIKKEVIDLIKRDLGQVDLVVYSLASPRRTNPKNGVSYASVLKPISQPFTDKTVDFHTGVVSDISIQPIENEEDIANTVAVMGGEDWKFWIEDLKAAGVLAEGVKTVAYSYIGPKLTYPIYRNGTIGKAKDDLEATVPVINDLLKDLHGISYVSVNKALVTQSSSAIPVVPLYISLLYKVMKEKGIHEGTIEQIQRLFAERLYLDSTIPTDDKGRIRIDDLEMREDVQEEVAKLWDKVTTENLSDISDIKGYRDEFFNLFGFNVDGIDYEADTNEVVNVPSLANN is encoded by the coding sequence ATGATCATACAACCAAGAACGAGAGGATTTATATGTTTGACTTCGCATCCGCAAGGAGCTGCCCAAAACATTAAAAATCAAATTGAATATGTGAAATCGAAAGGTACTATCACAGATGGTCCTAAGAAAGTATTAGTAATAGGTGCTTCTACAGGCTTCGGTATCGCATCCCGTATTACAGCTGCCTTTGGTTCGGGAGCGGCTACTATTGGCGTTTTCTTTGAAAAACCTGCTACAGAAGGTAAGCCAGGTACTGCAGGCTGGTACAATTCTGCTGCTTTTGAAAATGAAGCTAAAGAAGCCGGATTGTATGCGAAAAGTATCAATGGCGATGCATTCTCTGATGAAATCAAAAAAGAGGTAATTGACCTTATTAAGAGAGATCTGGGTCAGGTGGATCTGGTTGTGTATTCTTTAGCATCTCCACGTCGTACGAATCCTAAAAATGGTGTTAGTTATGCTTCAGTGTTGAAGCCTATCAGCCAGCCGTTTACAGATAAAACTGTTGATTTTCATACAGGTGTAGTTTCTGATATTTCTATTCAGCCTATAGAGAATGAAGAAGATATAGCAAATACTGTAGCTGTAATGGGAGGTGAAGACTGGAAATTCTGGATTGAAGATCTGAAAGCTGCCGGAGTATTGGCAGAAGGAGTGAAGACAGTCGCTTATTCTTATATTGGCCCTAAGCTGACGTATCCTATTTATAGAAACGGTACAATCGGAAAAGCTAAAGACGATTTGGAAGCGACAGTGCCTGTCATCAATGATTTGTTGAAAGATCTGCACGGTATTTCTTATGTCTCGGTTAATAAAGCATTGGTAACACAGTCCAGCTCTGCGATTCCGGTAGTTCCTCTTTATATTTCATTGTTATATAAAGTGATGAAAGAAAAAGGTATTCACGAGGGAACGATCGAACAGATCCAGCGTTTGTTTGCAGAAAGATTATACTTAGACAGTACAATTCCTACAGATGATAAAGGACGTATCCGTATCGATGATCTGGAAATGCGTGAAGATGTACAGGAAGAAGTAGCTAAATTGTGGGATAAGGTCACTACCGAAAATCTTAGCGACATCAGTGATATCAAAGGATACCGTGATGAATTCTTTAATTTGTTTGGTTTCAATGTTGACGGTATTGACTATGAAGCGGACACAAATGAGGTCGTAAACGTACCTAGTTTAGCAAATAATTAA
- a CDS encoding 2-hydroxyacid dehydrogenase: MKVYISRNVPQEGLDYLSKHGLTSTVNTENKKLTKEELIKECQSADLLLNVGGVRLDQHFFDNCAHLKGIALASVGYDHVDMDAASKAGIPVSNTPDVLSGATADVAFLLMLAVSRKAFYRANEIREGKWNDFEFTKDLGVELNGKTLGIYGLGRIGLELARKAQAAYGMKIIYHNRHPNETAKRVLNAEYVNFDELLTQSDVLSVHANLSPETQYRFNKETFARMKNSAILINTGRGKIVHEQDLYTALVNGDIWGAGLDVTDPEPMKADSPLLTLPSVCVLPHIGSATIETRTNMIKMAANNLIAASKSNHMPQIVNVEVYKA, encoded by the coding sequence ATGAAAGTATACATATCCAGAAATGTACCACAGGAAGGATTGGATTATCTGAGCAAACATGGTCTGACCTCCACTGTCAATACGGAAAATAAAAAACTGACAAAAGAAGAACTGATAAAGGAGTGTCAGTCTGCAGATCTTTTATTAAATGTAGGCGGAGTACGTTTGGATCAACATTTTTTTGATAATTGTGCTCATCTTAAAGGCATTGCACTGGCTAGTGTAGGCTATGACCATGTGGATATGGATGCCGCCAGTAAGGCCGGGATTCCGGTAAGCAACACTCCTGATGTGCTCAGTGGAGCTACTGCAGATGTTGCATTCTTATTAATGCTGGCGGTGTCCAGAAAAGCTTTCTACAGAGCAAATGAAATCAGAGAGGGAAAGTGGAATGATTTTGAATTTACAAAAGACCTTGGAGTAGAGCTTAACGGAAAGACATTAGGTATCTATGGATTAGGCAGGATTGGTCTTGAACTTGCCCGTAAAGCACAGGCCGCATATGGCATGAAGATCATCTATCACAATCGCCATCCCAATGAAACAGCAAAGCGAGTGCTGAATGCCGAATATGTCAACTTTGATGAGCTCCTGACACAGAGTGATGTGCTGTCTGTACATGCCAATCTCAGTCCAGAGACACAATATCGTTTTAATAAGGAAACATTTGCCAGAATGAAAAATTCGGCCATTCTGATTAATACCGGTCGCGGCAAAATCGTTCATGAACAAGATCTGTATACTGCTCTGGTAAACGGAGATATATGGGGAGCCGGATTAGACGTCACAGATCCTGAACCCATGAAGGCAGACAGCCCCTTACTTACGCTTCCATCCGTATGCGTACTTCCGCATATCGGATCAGCTACCATCGAGACACGTACAAATATGATAAAAATGGCTGCAAATAATCTGATAGCAGCCTCTAAATCAAACCATATGCCCCAGATCGTTAACGTAGAAGTTTACAAAGCATAG
- a CDS encoding D-2-hydroxyacid dehydrogenase, with product MKILANDGIDPIGKKLLEDAGFEVDTNHIPQEELAAKLNNYDAITVRSATKVRQALIDACPNIKVIGRGGVGMDNIDVEYARSKGIAVINTPAASSLSVAELVFAHLLNGVRFLFDANRKMPVEGSTNFAGLKKAYAKGIELRGKTIGIVGFGRIGRETAKIALGLGMDVVFSDLYDGPASLELSLSGGIKVEVPVKQVGLQELFSVSDFISLHVPFTDRPVIGKEEFALLKDGVALVNASRGGVIDELALIEALDSGKVSFAALDVFDDEPAPRAGILQHAKISLTPHIGAATNEAQERIGEELATLIIQQLKK from the coding sequence ATGAAAATATTAGCAAATGACGGAATCGATCCAATCGGAAAAAAATTATTGGAAGATGCCGGATTTGAGGTAGATACAAATCATATTCCGCAAGAGGAACTGGCTGCAAAGCTGAATAACTACGATGCAATTACGGTACGTAGTGCTACTAAAGTAAGACAAGCCCTTATAGATGCCTGCCCGAATATCAAGGTAATTGGCAGAGGTGGTGTCGGAATGGATAATATTGATGTGGAATATGCCCGCAGCAAAGGTATAGCTGTCATCAATACACCGGCTGCATCATCCCTTTCTGTTGCTGAATTAGTATTCGCACATCTTCTTAACGGTGTACGTTTCTTATTCGATGCCAATCGTAAAATGCCTGTGGAGGGATCAACAAATTTTGCCGGTCTTAAAAAAGCATACGCTAAAGGTATTGAGTTACGGGGTAAGACAATTGGTATAGTAGGCTTTGGACGTATAGGTCGTGAAACGGCTAAAATTGCTTTAGGACTTGGTATGGATGTTGTTTTTTCTGATCTGTATGATGGGCCGGCATCTCTGGAGCTTTCGCTCTCAGGAGGTATCAAGGTAGAAGTACCGGTGAAACAAGTCGGTCTGCAGGAGCTTTTCAGTGTTTCTGATTTTATCTCCCTACATGTTCCGTTTACAGACAGGCCGGTAATCGGCAAAGAAGAGTTTGCATTGTTGAAAGACGGAGTAGCGTTAGTCAATGCATCTCGTGGTGGTGTGATTGATGAGCTTGCATTAATTGAAGCACTGGATTCAGGAAAAGTTTCTTTTGCTGCACTGGATGTTTTTGATGATGAACCGGCTCCTCGTGCGGGAATCCTTCAGCATGCAAAAATTTCATTGACACCGCACATCGGAGCGGCTACAAATGAGGCTCAGGAACGCATAGGTGAAGAACTTGCTACTTTAATTATTCAACAGCTGAAGAAGTAA
- the serC gene encoding 3-phosphoserine/phosphohydroxythreonine transaminase, with amino-acid sequence MKHNFGAGPCILPKEVFQEAAQAVIDFNNTGLSILEISHRSKDFEAVISETERLVRELLNVPQGYSILFLQGGASTQFAMVPLNLLPEGGKAAYFDTGVWATKAAKEAKKIGQVEVVASSSDRNYTYIPKNITVPSDAAYFHYTTNNTIYGTEVFDIPQSAVPVVADMSSDILSREINVSDYGLIYAGAQKNMGPAGVTLVIVKDDLLGKTGRTLPSIFDYDSHIKGGSMYNTPPVYSIYVSMLNLRWLKAKGGISVIEQENIVKARTLYDEIDRNSLFKGTAEVEDRSRMNVTFVMNNPELEGEFLELAKERGHIGLKGHRSVGGFRASIYNALSISSVNALVDTMQEFEEKYK; translated from the coding sequence ATGAAACACAATTTTGGAGCAGGGCCATGTATTTTGCCAAAGGAGGTTTTTCAAGAAGCTGCACAGGCTGTTATCGATTTCAATAACACAGGATTATCAATTTTAGAAATTTCGCACCGTTCCAAAGATTTTGAAGCTGTAATCTCGGAGACTGAGCGTTTAGTTCGTGAGTTGTTGAATGTGCCACAAGGGTATTCAATTTTATTTCTGCAGGGTGGTGCAAGTACACAGTTTGCGATGGTGCCGTTAAACCTTCTTCCTGAAGGTGGAAAAGCTGCTTATTTCGATACAGGTGTATGGGCAACCAAAGCTGCTAAAGAAGCGAAGAAGATAGGACAGGTAGAGGTGGTAGCTTCTTCAAGTGACCGCAACTATACCTATATCCCGAAAAACATTACTGTACCTTCGGATGCTGCTTATTTCCATTATACTACTAATAATACGATCTATGGTACAGAGGTATTCGATATCCCTCAATCCGCTGTACCGGTAGTCGCTGATATGTCTTCTGATATTTTAAGTCGGGAGATCAATGTTTCTGATTATGGTCTTATCTATGCGGGAGCTCAAAAGAATATGGGGCCTGCAGGTGTTACACTTGTTATCGTTAAAGATGACCTTTTAGGTAAAACAGGACGTACTCTTCCAAGTATCTTTGATTATGACAGCCATATCAAAGGTGGATCTATGTACAACACACCTCCTGTATATTCTATCTATGTATCTATGCTCAATCTGCGTTGGTTGAAAGCTAAAGGTGGTATATCTGTTATCGAACAGGAAAATATTGTTAAAGCACGTACATTGTATGATGAGATTGACCGCAATTCACTGTTCAAAGGTACAGCAGAAGTAGAAGATCGTTCCCGAATGAATGTTACTTTCGTTATGAATAACCCTGAATTGGAAGGTGAATTTCTGGAATTAGCTAAAGAGCGTGGTCATATCGGACTGAAAGGTCACCGCTCAGTAGGAGGTTTCCGTGCTTCTATCTATAATGCATTGAGTATTTCCTCTGTAAATGCATTAGTAGATACTATGCAGGAGTTTGAAGAAAAGTATAAATAA
- a CDS encoding YceI family protein, producing MKSKIFSILLLTVINSFSILTYAQKTETYRVDGSKSSIVWKGDKVSGSHTGTVDLTTGTLDFTGKKLTGGGFVINMASIKDADKSAGLEKHLKADDFFGVEKFPTAHFIIKKVEGSGSNVNITGNLTLKGVTQSISFPATITWNSDKTISATADKITVDRTKFGIQYKSKSIFADIGDKFIYDEFTLSVKLLAKK from the coding sequence ATGAAATCAAAAATCTTCTCAATCTTACTATTAACTGTCATCAACAGTTTTTCTATTCTGACCTATGCTCAAAAAACAGAAACCTATCGTGTAGATGGATCAAAATCCTCTATTGTATGGAAAGGTGATAAAGTTAGCGGCTCACATACCGGAACAGTCGACCTGACTACCGGCACACTCGATTTTACCGGAAAAAAACTTACAGGTGGCGGTTTTGTGATCAACATGGCCAGCATTAAAGATGCCGACAAAAGTGCCGGACTTGAAAAACACCTGAAAGCAGACGATTTCTTTGGTGTAGAAAAATTCCCGACCGCTCATTTTATTATCAAAAAAGTGGAAGGTAGTGGCAGTAATGTAAATATTACAGGTAATCTGACTCTTAAAGGTGTTACACAATCCATCAGCTTTCCGGCAACTATCACCTGGAATAGTGATAAAACAATCAGTGCTACTGCTGATAAAATCACCGTGGACAGAACAAAATTTGGTATTCAATATAAATCAAAATCTATATTCGCAGATATAGGTGATAAGTTTATTTATGATGAATTCACATTATCGGTAAAGCTGCTTGCAAAAAAATAA
- a CDS encoding GNAT family N-acetyltransferase produces MEQTYTLKRTNSDNLDFQKLVLELDKDLAIKNGETNTFFARYNKIDLIRHVVVAYEADRVIGCGAIKEYGNGIMEVKRMFVPVEMRGKGIAGKILNELQVWAKELGYGKCILETGDKMIEAIGLYKKHRFKIIPNYGQYANMESSVCFEKEI; encoded by the coding sequence ATGGAACAGACCTACACCCTGAAGAGAACAAACTCAGACAACCTGGATTTTCAAAAATTGGTACTTGAACTTGATAAAGACTTAGCCATTAAAAACGGAGAAACAAATACTTTCTTTGCTCGGTACAATAAAATTGACTTAATCCGGCATGTAGTGGTTGCTTACGAAGCGGATAGAGTCATTGGTTGCGGAGCAATAAAAGAGTATGGAAATGGTATAATGGAAGTTAAAAGGATGTTTGTACCTGTTGAGATGCGAGGGAAAGGGATTGCAGGTAAAATATTGAATGAATTGCAAGTTTGGGCAAAAGAACTGGGCTATGGCAAATGTATTCTGGAGACAGGCGACAAAATGATAGAGGCTATTGGTTTGTATAAGAAACACCGCTTTAAAATAATTCCCAACTATGGACAATATGCAAATATGGAGAGCAGTGTTTGTTTCGAAAAAGAAATTTAA